In a genomic window of Mucilaginibacter sp. KACC 22063:
- a CDS encoding acyl-CoA thioesterase, which yields MAENISDYNFRFPISIRFSDIDAYGNVSNTIYLTFFEIARLNYWKDVTQWDFKKAGVILGRSEINYLKPITIDDTICCYVRTSRIGNSSFDMLYLLTRNTPDGEEICTTGKSVCISYDYDAKESVPIPENERQRMIEYDKPGLITNTH from the coding sequence ATGGCTGAAAATATTTCTGATTACAATTTTCGTTTCCCTATATCGATCCGGTTTTCTGATATTGATGCTTACGGCAATGTGAGCAACACGATATATCTTACCTTTTTTGAAATTGCACGTTTAAACTACTGGAAAGATGTTACGCAATGGGATTTTAAAAAGGCAGGAGTTATTTTAGGACGCTCTGAGATCAACTATCTAAAGCCTATAACCATTGATGATACCATATGCTGCTATGTACGTACTTCGCGTATAGGTAACAGCAGTTTTGATATGTTGTACCTCTTAACCCGTAACACGCCAGACGGGGAAGAAATTTGCACTACCGGCAAATCTGTTTGTATCAGTTATGATTATGATGCTAAAGAGTCGGTGCCTATCCCCGAGAATGAACGCCAGCGCATGATTGAGTATGATAAGCCGGGGCTGATCACCAATACACATTAA
- the ppk1 gene encoding polyphosphate kinase 1, whose product MATEKRIPLINREISWLYFNDRVLQEAADPTVPLIDRVRFLAIFSSNLDEFYRVRVATLSRLSNLNEKAKDLLGYNPKKVLSQIKSIVVKQEKKFNNLYENIIVKQLAEEKIFILTERQINVSRGAFVKEYFRNKILPTLVPVMLDGINHFPELRDRAIYFFVKLTTKKRVWYALIEIPDSLSRFLVLPQTNDLNFIILLDDIIRYNLDEIFFIFEYDSIEAYSIQLTRDAELDLDKEVSEKFIDALAKSLQKRRKGKPMRLLYDADMPADMVNYLVGQMSLHPENLIPGNRYHNFKDFISFPNTKKPDLEYKRYPQLPVDSLSYRKSLLGQIAIKDHLMSTPYQPFEYITHFLREAAIDPKVKEISISLYRLAENSSVIHALINAAKNGKKVYCIIELRARFDEQNNIYWSNRLEEEGVTVIYGVPNYKVHAKTCLVTRMQKGKPFYYAALSTGNFNEKTAQIYADHTLFTCEKRITTDLAEVFKALHKSVLPKGLKHLIVSPIDSRPAIYKLIDQEIKNAKAKKTAYMILKVNSLSDEQIIAKLYQASNAGVKINLIVRGMCCLIGGVKGYSENIKVISIVDKYLEHARVMIFANGGDEKIYLTSADLMTRNIDNRVEVGFPILDPALRQELKDIIKIQLSDNTKARELNGIGTNKYHKTRADSTHRAQIEIYNYLKSKI is encoded by the coding sequence ATGGCTACTGAAAAACGAATACCTTTAATTAACAGAGAAATAAGCTGGTTATATTTTAATGACAGGGTATTACAGGAAGCTGCCGACCCAACCGTTCCGTTAATAGACCGTGTACGCTTCCTTGCTATATTTTCTTCCAACCTTGATGAATTTTACCGGGTACGTGTGGCTACTTTAAGCCGCCTTTCAAACCTGAATGAAAAAGCAAAGGATTTACTGGGATACAATCCTAAAAAGGTTTTAAGCCAGATCAAATCTATTGTTGTAAAACAAGAGAAGAAGTTTAACAACCTGTATGAGAATATTATTGTTAAGCAATTAGCTGAGGAAAAGATATTTATTTTAACTGAGCGGCAGATCAACGTATCACGTGGTGCATTTGTTAAGGAGTATTTTCGCAACAAAATATTACCGACCCTGGTGCCGGTTATGCTTGATGGGATCAACCATTTTCCCGAACTGCGCGACCGTGCGATTTACTTTTTCGTAAAGCTTACTACTAAAAAAAGAGTTTGGTATGCATTGATCGAAATTCCGGATAGCTTGTCGAGATTTTTGGTGTTGCCGCAAACAAATGATCTGAATTTCATCATCCTGCTGGATGACATCATCCGCTACAACCTCGACGAGATTTTCTTCATTTTTGAATATGATTCTATCGAGGCCTATTCCATACAGCTTACCCGCGATGCCGAGCTTGATCTGGACAAAGAGGTAAGCGAGAAGTTTATTGATGCACTTGCTAAAAGCTTGCAAAAACGCCGCAAGGGTAAGCCCATGCGCCTGCTTTATGATGCGGATATGCCTGCCGATATGGTTAACTACCTGGTAGGACAAATGAGCCTTCACCCGGAAAACCTGATCCCGGGTAACCGTTACCATAATTTTAAAGATTTTATCAGTTTCCCAAATACCAAAAAGCCTGACCTGGAATATAAACGATATCCGCAATTGCCGGTAGACAGTTTATCTTACCGTAAAAGTTTGCTGGGGCAAATAGCCATTAAAGACCATTTAATGAGCACCCCTTACCAGCCCTTTGAGTATATCACTCACTTTTTACGTGAAGCGGCAATTGATCCTAAGGTAAAAGAGATCAGTATCAGCCTCTACCGCCTTGCCGAAAATTCAAGCGTAATACATGCACTGATTAATGCAGCAAAGAACGGCAAAAAAGTATATTGCATTATAGAACTGCGTGCCCGTTTCGACGAGCAGAATAATATTTACTGGAGCAACCGCCTGGAAGAAGAAGGCGTAACTGTAATATATGGCGTCCCCAATTACAAAGTGCATGCTAAAACCTGCCTGGTAACGCGTATGCAAAAAGGAAAGCCATTCTATTACGCAGCATTATCCACCGGAAACTTTAATGAAAAAACGGCACAAATTTATGCAGATCATACGCTGTTTACTTGCGAAAAACGTATTACAACTGATCTGGCAGAGGTTTTTAAAGCCTTACATAAATCTGTATTGCCAAAAGGTTTAAAGCATCTCATTGTATCGCCAATAGATTCCAGGCCTGCTATTTATAAGCTTATTGACCAGGAAATTAAAAATGCAAAAGCCAAAAAAACGGCTTACATGATACTGAAGGTTAACAGTTTATCAGATGAGCAAATTATAGCCAAGTTGTACCAGGCCAGCAACGCGGGGGTTAAAATTAACCTGATAGTTAGGGGAATGTGTTGTCTTATAGGCGGTGTAAAAGGGTATAGCGAAAATATCAAGGTCATCAGTATCGTTGACAAGTACCTGGAGCACGCCCGTGTAATGATTTTTGCAAATGGTGGTGACGAGAAGATCTATTTAACATCGGCCGATCTGATGACCCGTAATATTGATAACAGGGTAGAGGTAGGGTTCCCTATCCTTGATCCTGCATTACGGCAAGAACTTAAAGACATTATCAAAATACAGCTAAGTGATAATACCAAAGCACGTGAATTAAATGGTATCGGAACAAATAAATATCACAAAACACGAGCCGACAGCACGCATCGCGCCCAAATTGAAATATATAATTACCTGAAATCTAAAATATAA
- a CDS encoding YajQ family cyclic di-GMP-binding protein codes for MPSFDIVSKIDGQTLDNAINTAKKEILNRYDFNDSKSTVDLDKKTNEITIVTENDMRLKAIEDSIISRMMKQGLDPKALDTDKDPVSASGNMIRKEIKIKEGIDKEAAKKIVKKIKDSGLKVQASIMEDQVRVQAKKIDDLQAVISLCRGEDFGQPLQYINMRN; via the coding sequence ATGCCATCTTTTGATATTGTAAGCAAGATTGACGGGCAAACCCTGGACAATGCAATTAATACTGCTAAGAAAGAAATTTTAAACCGTTATGATTTTAACGATTCAAAAAGCACTGTTGACCTTGATAAAAAAACCAACGAGATCACGATAGTTACTGAAAATGACATGCGCCTTAAAGCCATTGAGGACTCGATCATCAGCCGCATGATGAAGCAGGGACTTGACCCAAAAGCGCTTGACACCGATAAAGATCCGGTATCAGCCTCTGGCAACATGATCCGAAAAGAAATTAAGATTAAAGAAGGTATAGATAAAGAAGCCGCTAAAAAGATCGTAAAGAAAATTAAAGACAGTGGCTTAAAGGTACAGGCTTCTATTATGGAAGACCAGGTACGTGTACAAGCCAAAAAGATTGACGACCTGCAGGCTGTAATCAGCCTTTGCCGTGGTGAAGATTTTGGACAGCCGCTTCAATACATTAATATGCGCAACTAA
- a CDS encoding Ppx/GppA phosphatase family protein has protein sequence MRYAAIDIGSNAVRLLIADVVKHNDATSFKKNTLVRVPLRLGDDAFLHQEISPKKAEDLVKTMIAFSNLIDVYKVNDYMACATSAMREAKNGQDIVKRIKEASGLDLEIVHGQREANIIYSSHIEQNIDNTKNYLYIDVGGGSTEISLFSAGKMQVSQSFNIGTIRILDNQDKEETWNEMKQFVVQNTRKFKNVSGIGTGGNINKLYKLSEEKDGAPLSINKLKALYNHLNSYSLKDRINILGLNPDRADVIIPACEIYLTVMKWADVKSIYVPSVGMVDGIIQTLIEKNS, from the coding sequence TTGAGATACGCCGCTATTGACATTGGTTCTAATGCAGTAAGGTTGCTTATTGCAGATGTTGTTAAGCACAACGACGCAACTTCGTTTAAAAAAAATACACTTGTACGTGTACCGTTGCGCCTGGGCGATGATGCCTTTTTACATCAGGAAATTTCACCTAAAAAGGCTGAAGACCTGGTAAAAACAATGATTGCCTTTAGTAACCTGATAGATGTTTACAAGGTGAACGATTACATGGCCTGCGCTACTTCGGCCATGCGCGAAGCTAAAAACGGGCAGGATATAGTTAAACGCATTAAAGAAGCTTCGGGCCTTGACTTGGAAATTGTACATGGGCAGCGTGAAGCAAATATTATTTATTCCAGCCATATCGAACAAAATATAGATAATACTAAAAACTATCTGTATATAGATGTAGGTGGTGGTAGTACCGAAATTTCTTTGTTTTCGGCTGGTAAAATGCAGGTGTCACAGTCATTCAATATCGGTACCATACGTATATTGGACAACCAGGATAAAGAAGAAACCTGGAATGAAATGAAGCAATTTGTAGTGCAAAATACGCGCAAATTCAAAAATGTTTCGGGTATTGGTACCGGTGGTAATATTAATAAACTGTATAAATTGTCTGAAGAAAAAGATGGCGCACCACTGTCTATCAATAAGTTAAAGGCGCTATACAATCATCTTAATTCATATTCGCTTAAAGACAGGATTAATATTTTAGGTTTAAATCCAGATCGGGCAGATGTTATTATTCCAGCGTGCGAAATATATCTTACGGTAATGAAATGGGCCGATGTAAAATCTATCTATGTACCAAGCGTGGGTATGGTTGATGGTATTATACAGACACTGATTGAAAAGAACAGCTAA
- a CDS encoding GH1 family beta-glucosidase: protein MNKFKKIDFGEEFHWGVSAAAFQTEGACYKDGKGQSIWDEFTTRKGKILNGETALTACDFYHRYQEDIDIVKQLNIPNFRFSISWTRILPEGTGEVNQAGIDYYNKVIDYCLQQGVEPWLTLYHWDLPYALELKGGWTNREVVNWFGEFVNICADSFGDRVKYWMVMNEPSVFTGAGYFLGIHAPGRTGLKNFIPAIHHAVLAMATGGRILKQKLLDAEIGTTFSCSHIEPHTQRHKDIAAAKRADALINRLFIEPILGLGYPDNVPALKKIKNYFQAGDEEAIKFDFDFIGLQNYTREIVQYSFFTPYIGARLVKAKDRNVPLTDMGWEVHPPSIYYIIKKYSAYSNIKKILITENGAAFPDKIEQNEVDDPKRLAYIHDMLEQVLKAKNEGCNVQGYFVWTLTDNFEWAEGYHPRFGLVHVDFDTLKRTIKNSGHWYRELLGEQ from the coding sequence ATGAATAAGTTTAAGAAAATAGACTTCGGGGAAGAATTTCATTGGGGCGTATCCGCAGCAGCTTTTCAAACAGAGGGGGCTTGTTATAAAGATGGTAAAGGTCAATCTATATGGGACGAGTTTACTACCCGGAAGGGGAAAATATTAAATGGTGAGACCGCTTTAACCGCATGCGATTTTTATCATCGTTACCAGGAAGATATCGACATTGTTAAACAGCTTAATATTCCCAACTTTCGTTTTTCAATATCATGGACCCGCATTCTGCCTGAAGGTACCGGTGAGGTTAACCAGGCCGGTATAGACTATTATAATAAAGTAATAGACTACTGCCTTCAACAAGGTGTTGAGCCCTGGCTTACCTTGTACCATTGGGATTTGCCGTATGCGCTTGAACTTAAAGGTGGCTGGACGAACCGCGAAGTAGTAAACTGGTTTGGCGAGTTTGTAAATATCTGCGCAGATAGCTTTGGCGACCGCGTAAAGTACTGGATGGTCATGAACGAGCCTTCTGTATTTACGGGTGCGGGTTATTTTTTAGGTATACATGCCCCGGGCCGCACAGGTTTAAAAAACTTTATACCTGCTATACATCACGCCGTATTGGCTATGGCAACAGGTGGAAGGATACTGAAACAAAAGCTGCTTGATGCCGAAATTGGCACTACATTTTCGTGTTCGCACATTGAACCGCATACACAACGGCACAAAGATATTGCAGCAGCTAAAAGAGCGGATGCATTAATTAACCGTTTGTTTATTGAACCTATATTGGGGTTAGGGTATCCGGATAATGTTCCTGCTTTAAAAAAGATAAAAAATTACTTTCAGGCAGGTGATGAAGAAGCAATTAAGTTTGACTTTGATTTTATTGGCTTGCAAAACTATACCCGCGAAATAGTACAATATTCATTTTTTACACCTTACATAGGCGCACGCCTGGTAAAAGCTAAAGACCGCAATGTGCCGCTTACCGATATGGGCTGGGAGGTACACCCGCCATCAATTTATTATATCATTAAAAAATACAGTGCTTATTCAAACATTAAAAAAATCCTGATTACAGAGAATGGAGCTGCTTTTCCAGACAAAATTGAACAGAATGAAGTTGACGATCCTAAACGGTTAGCCTATATTCATGACATGTTGGAGCAGGTTTTAAAGGCTAAGAACGAAGGTTGTAACGTACAGGGGTATTTTGTGTGGACGCTTACAGATAATTTCGAATGGGCAGAAGGCTACCATCCTCGTTTTGGATTAGTACATGTTGATTTTGATACGCTTAAACGTACTATTAAAAACTCGGGTCACTGGTACAGGGAGTTGCTTGGTGAGCAGTAG
- a CDS encoding acyl-CoA dehydrogenase family protein encodes MPRTDLFESPDYYLIDELLSDEHKLIRQSVRDWVKKELSPIIEDYAQRAVFPKQLLKGLAEIGAFGPTIPVEYGGAGLDYTAYGIIMQELERGDSGIRSTASVQGSLVMYPIYAYGSEEQKQKYLPKLALGELMGCFGLTEPDHGSNPGGMVTNIKDAGDHYLLNGAKMWISNAPFADIAVVWAKDEEGKIRGLIVERSMEGFSTPETHNKWSLRASATGELVFDNVKVPKENVFPNVSGLKGPLGCLNQARYGIAWGALGAAMDCYDTALRYAKERVQFGKPIGSFQLQQKKLAEMITEITKGQLLVWRLGTLKSENRATAAQISMAKRNSVETALNIAREARQMLGGMGITGEYPIMRHMMNLESVVTYEGTHDIHLLITGMDITGLDGFK; translated from the coding sequence ATGCCAAGAACAGACCTATTTGAATCGCCTGATTATTATTTAATTGACGAACTGCTAAGCGATGAACATAAGCTGATACGCCAGTCGGTACGCGATTGGGTAAAAAAGGAGTTAAGCCCTATTATAGAGGATTACGCACAGCGTGCAGTGTTTCCGAAGCAATTACTGAAAGGCCTTGCCGAAATAGGTGCATTTGGGCCAACCATACCTGTAGAATACGGTGGCGCCGGTTTAGATTATACTGCTTATGGAATTATAATGCAGGAATTAGAACGTGGCGATTCGGGCATCAGATCTACTGCTTCTGTACAAGGTTCATTGGTAATGTACCCGATATACGCATACGGTTCTGAAGAGCAAAAGCAAAAGTATCTTCCCAAGCTTGCTTTGGGCGAACTGATGGGATGTTTCGGGCTTACAGAACCCGATCATGGTTCTAACCCGGGCGGCATGGTAACTAACATTAAAGATGCAGGCGATCACTACCTGCTTAACGGTGCTAAGATGTGGATCTCAAATGCCCCATTTGCCGATATTGCAGTGGTCTGGGCCAAAGACGAGGAAGGTAAAATACGCGGACTTATTGTTGAGCGTAGCATGGAAGGCTTCAGCACTCCGGAAACGCACAATAAATGGTCGCTTAGGGCATCTGCAACTGGCGAACTGGTGTTTGACAATGTTAAAGTGCCCAAAGAAAATGTATTTCCGAATGTATCGGGGCTGAAAGGGCCGTTAGGCTGCCTAAACCAGGCCAGATACGGCATAGCCTGGGGGGCTTTAGGCGCAGCAATGGATTGCTATGATACCGCCTTAAGGTATGCTAAAGAACGTGTACAGTTTGGCAAACCGATTGGTAGTTTCCAGCTTCAGCAAAAGAAATTGGCAGAAATGATTACTGAAATCACCAAAGGACAGTTACTGGTTTGGCGTCTTGGTACACTTAAGAGTGAAAACCGGGCTACTGCTGCACAAATTTCTATGGCAAAACGCAACAGCGTGGAAACAGCTTTAAACATTGCACGTGAAGCCCGGCAAATGTTGGGTGGTATGGGTATCACGGGTGAGTATCCAATTATGCGGCATATGATGAACCTCGAATCTGTAGTTACCTACGAAGGAACACATGATATTCACTTACTGATTACCGGTATGGACATAACTGGTTTGGATGGTTTTAAATAA
- the folB gene encoding dihydroneopterin aldolase, with amino-acid sequence MMMMEVALHSAEFFARHGYYAEEQQLGNRFVVDIEVGFIPADNLAEDNLANTLNYERLYEIAEEEMSTNRQLLETVVQAIIDRLKAEFPFAVRILVRLKKLNPPLKGKVKSSAVTITYNKQSN; translated from the coding sequence ATGATGATGATGGAAGTAGCATTGCATAGCGCCGAGTTTTTTGCACGGCATGGCTATTATGCAGAAGAGCAGCAGTTAGGTAACCGCTTTGTTGTAGATATTGAAGTTGGTTTTATACCTGCTGATAATCTTGCAGAGGATAACCTGGCCAATACGCTTAACTATGAGCGTTTGTATGAAATTGCAGAAGAAGAGATGAGTACCAACCGCCAGTTACTTGAAACGGTTGTACAGGCAATTATAGACCGCCTTAAAGCAGAATTTCCTTTTGCGGTGCGTATTTTGGTGCGGCTGAAAAAACTTAACCCACCACTTAAAGGTAAGGTAAAATCTTCGGCAGTAACTATCACTTATAATAAACAAAGCAATTAA
- a CDS encoding tetratricopeptide repeat-containing sensor histidine kinase yields the protein MSFRYTKKYKIFTWPIAFACSLVFFWGCKQKEKDQLKLSAQYQAIFKQTLIIHDKYNPDSAQKYIDAAFREIKSPTLNERLNRLGFHYAVMFTTKKDFLKARIYADSILNLINKNGGQQKYPGFYANCRLSLGDAAFELKDYNTAYQNFFIGYQIGKNQLDRRVTSEFLYRMGMVTFKQGHYALAVKYFKESLGLIKSTNDTFVTFYRNQELMDNIGIAFFRLNKPDSAMAYYNHALHYITSNSYRFPEKADLTPVAQAVIYGNQADVYIKKKDYNSAIPLLKKSIAINSIKHHDNNDALVNMVKLADVYGRNNRTDSMKIELDTIKHKLSAISNGDVKANWYRLMSEYYSLNNKHAEAFDYLKKYNSLKDSLDENNRLLREANVTEQLTNFDKERQITLLKTNYRIQRTYLLLAVMFIIMSLVIAFLIYRNWQRSKHDFKVVKMLNHEINEQKASLQHTLDKLNDSSREKDRILHTVAHDLRNPLGGISALSNMMVNDTNCNDEQKEFIGIIKESADNSLELINELFEAADLVLDDTRKQLVDINTLVNNSIELLKFKAAEKNQHIVLSHNNTPLYLLINREKIWRVISNLIINAIKFSPAGTNIFVSIDESPVNATIAVKDNGIGIPDHMQTKVFNMFTEAKRPGTMGEKSFGLGLSISKQIVEAHNGKIWFENNPQGGTTFLISIDKPVA from the coding sequence ATGTCTTTTCGTTACACAAAAAAATACAAAATATTCACATGGCCGATAGCATTCGCCTGTTCACTTGTATTTTTTTGGGGCTGTAAGCAAAAAGAAAAAGACCAGCTTAAACTTTCGGCACAATATCAGGCCATATTTAAGCAAACTCTTATTATCCATGATAAATATAACCCCGATTCGGCACAAAAATACATTGATGCTGCTTTCAGGGAAATTAAATCCCCTACTTTAAACGAACGTTTAAACAGGTTGGGTTTTCATTACGCCGTAATGTTTACTACAAAAAAGGATTTTTTAAAAGCACGCATATACGCCGACAGTATTTTAAATCTAATTAACAAGAATGGAGGCCAGCAAAAATATCCCGGCTTTTATGCCAATTGCAGGTTAAGCCTAGGCGACGCCGCCTTTGAGCTAAAAGACTATAATACAGCTTATCAAAATTTTTTCATCGGCTATCAGATTGGCAAAAATCAGTTAGACAGAAGAGTAACTTCTGAGTTTTTGTACCGCATGGGGATGGTTACTTTTAAACAGGGACATTACGCACTTGCTGTTAAGTACTTTAAAGAAAGCCTTGGATTAATAAAATCTACCAATGATACTTTTGTAACCTTTTACCGGAATCAGGAGTTAATGGATAATATTGGCATTGCTTTTTTCAGGCTGAATAAACCTGACAGCGCCATGGCTTATTATAATCATGCTCTTCACTATATAACCTCTAACTCATACCGGTTTCCCGAAAAGGCTGACCTCACTCCTGTTGCACAGGCCGTAATTTATGGTAACCAGGCAGACGTTTATATCAAAAAGAAAGATTACAATTCTGCAATACCATTGCTTAAAAAGAGCATCGCTATTAACTCGATTAAACACCACGATAACAATGATGCACTGGTTAATATGGTAAAGTTAGCGGATGTTTATGGTAGAAATAATCGGACCGATTCGATGAAGATAGAATTGGATACCATTAAACACAAGCTATCCGCTATTAGCAACGGAGATGTAAAAGCGAACTGGTACCGTTTAATGAGCGAATATTACAGCCTGAACAACAAACATGCTGAAGCTTTTGATTATCTCAAAAAATACAATTCGCTTAAAGATTCACTTGATGAGAATAACCGCCTGCTACGCGAAGCCAATGTAACAGAACAGCTAACCAATTTCGACAAGGAGCGCCAAATCACTCTTTTAAAAACCAATTATCGTATACAAAGAACCTATCTGCTGTTGGCTGTGATGTTTATTATCATGTCATTGGTTATAGCTTTTTTAATTTACCGAAACTGGCAGCGCTCAAAACACGATTTTAAGGTAGTTAAAATGCTTAACCATGAAATTAATGAGCAAAAAGCCAGCCTTCAGCATACGCTTGACAAATTAAATGATAGCAGCCGCGAGAAAGACCGCATTTTGCATACAGTTGCTCATGATCTGAGAAACCCGCTCGGCGGCATTTCGGCTTTAAGTAACATGATGGTTAATGACACCAATTGCAACGATGAGCAAAAAGAGTTTATTGGTATTATTAAAGAAAGTGCAGATAATTCACTGGAATTAATTAACGAATTATTTGAGGCTGCCGACCTTGTTTTAGATGATACCAGGAAGCAACTTGTTGATATCAATACTTTGGTAAATAATAGTATTGAATTATTGAAATTTAAAGCAGCAGAAAAAAACCAGCACATAGTACTCAGTCATAACAACACGCCTCTTTACCTATTGATCAACCGCGAAAAAATATGGCGGGTAATTAGTAACCTGATCATTAATGCCATAAAATTCAGTCCGGCCGGCACAAACATATTTGTTAGTATTGATGAAAGCCCGGTAAATGCAACCATTGCAGTAAAGGATAATGGCATTGGAATACCTGATCATATGCAAACAAAAGTGTTTAATATGTTTACCGAAGCCAAACGACCAGGTACCATGGGCGAAAAATCTTTTGGCCTTGGGCTGTCTATCAGTAAACAAATTGTAGAAGCACACAATGGTAAAATATGGTTTGAGAATAATCCGCAGGGCGGCACCACATTTTTAATCTCGATAGACAAGCCTGTCGCTTAA
- a CDS encoding FAD-binding oxidoreductase: MGYQLITEDILNAFKAIAGEANVLTAHDELEKYSRDETEDLVYYPEVVVKPQTAEQVAGLLKICNEKHIAVTPRGAGTGLSGGALPVNKGLLISMERFNKILQIDEDNLQATVEPGVITEVFMDAVAEKGLLYPVDPASKGSCFIGGNVSHGSGGPRVVKYGTIREYILNLQVVLPTGEIIWTGANTLKYSSGYNLTQLMIGSEGTLGIVTAIVVKLIPRPQHDVLMLASFASNEDACAAVSAIFRAGVVPSALEFMERRGVEWVIEHDGVNFDLKEGIQAFLLIEVDGSSMDLIFENCERINGVLESFNCQDVLFADTAAQKEELWVMRRTMAVSVKSNSVYKEEDTVVPRAALPQLINGIKEIGGRFGFESVCYGHAGDGNLHVNIIKAGMSDEDWNNKLKEGIKEIFELTVALGGTLSGEHGIGLLQKEYMPIKYSDVHFALWRGIKQVFDPNNILNPGKIFN; the protein is encoded by the coding sequence ATGGGCTACCAACTGATAACAGAAGATATTTTAAACGCTTTTAAAGCGATTGCCGGTGAAGCCAATGTACTTACTGCGCATGATGAACTTGAAAAATATAGCCGTGATGAGACAGAAGATCTGGTTTATTACCCTGAGGTAGTTGTTAAGCCACAAACGGCAGAACAGGTGGCCGGATTACTGAAGATCTGTAATGAAAAACACATTGCTGTTACACCGCGCGGGGCAGGTACAGGCTTAAGCGGTGGTGCATTGCCGGTGAACAAAGGCTTGCTGATTTCTATGGAGCGTTTCAATAAAATTCTACAGATTGACGAAGATAATTTGCAAGCTACTGTTGAACCAGGTGTAATTACCGAGGTTTTTATGGATGCTGTAGCTGAAAAGGGTTTGCTGTATCCGGTTGACCCGGCCAGCAAGGGCAGTTGTTTTATCGGCGGAAATGTATCTCATGGGTCTGGTGGCCCGAGGGTAGTAAAGTATGGTACCATTCGAGAATATATATTGAACCTGCAGGTAGTATTGCCCACTGGTGAAATCATCTGGACAGGCGCAAATACTTTGAAATATTCATCTGGTTACAACCTAACTCAATTGATGATCGGCTCGGAAGGTACCCTGGGCATTGTAACTGCTATAGTTGTTAAATTAATTCCTAGACCACAACATGATGTATTGATGCTGGCCTCATTTGCCTCAAATGAAGATGCCTGTGCAGCTGTGTCTGCAATTTTCAGGGCGGGTGTGGTACCATCGGCGCTGGAGTTTATGGAGCGCAGGGGAGTAGAGTGGGTGATTGAGCATGATGGAGTCAACTTTGATTTGAAAGAGGGCATACAGGCTTTTCTGTTGATAGAAGTTGACGGCAGCAGCATGGATCTGATCTTTGAAAACTGCGAACGTATCAATGGTGTTTTAGAAAGCTTTAATTGCCAGGACGTTTTATTTGCAGATACTGCCGCGCAAAAAGAAGAGCTTTGGGTAATGCGCCGCACCATGGCCGTATCCGTAAAATCAAACTCGGTTTATAAAGAAGAAGATACGGTAGTCCCACGCGCTGCATTGCCTCAACTGATAAATGGTATAAAAGAAATAGGCGGAAGATTTGGATTTGAATCCGTTTGCTATGGCCATGCCGGCGATGGCAACCTGCATGTGAACATCATTAAGGCAGGCATGAGCGATGAGGACTGGAATAATAAACTTAAAGAAGGTATTAAGGAGATTTTTGAGCTTACCGTTGCATTAGGCGGTACCTTGTCTGGTGAGCACGGCATAGGCCTGCTTCAAAAAGAATACATGCCTATCAAATATAGCGATGTACACTTTGCCTTGTGGCGTGGTATTAAGCAGGTGTTCGACCCTAATAACATTCTTAACCCAGGTAAGATATTTAATTGA
- a CDS encoding Hsp20/alpha crystallin family protein: MTLVKFNNGPKANVNPFFNDVFDTFFNDSFINDRFVSKVPAVNIAETENNFHIELAVPGLKKEDFKISLDKNVLSISAEKKTENTTQGKKYSKKEYAYNSFVRSFTLPESADHAKIEAEYVDGILSLNVAKKEEAKFQSREIAVK; encoded by the coding sequence ATGACACTTGTAAAATTTAATAACGGACCAAAAGCTAACGTAAATCCATTTTTTAACGATGTGTTTGACACTTTCTTTAATGACTCATTTATCAATGACCGTTTTGTAAGCAAAGTGCCTGCTGTAAACATTGCAGAAACTGAAAATAATTTCCACATCGAACTTGCCGTACCTGGTTTGAAAAAAGAAGATTTTAAAATCAGTCTTGATAAAAATGTGTTAAGCATTTCGGCTGAGAAAAAAACCGAGAATACCACCCAAGGTAAAAAATACAGCAAGAAAGAATACGCTTACAATTCATTTGTACGCTCATTCACCTTGCCAGAAAGCGCAGATCATGCAAAGATCGAAGCTGAATATGTTGATGGTATTTTAAGCCTTAACGTAGCTAAAAAAGAAGAAGCTAAATTTCAAAGCAGAGAAATTGCTGTGAAATAA